The nucleotide window GGAGTATCATTATCTCGATAGAGAAGTCATGGCAGTGACTTGTCCAAAAGACACTTACGGATCACTGAAAAGAATCGCTAGTTTTGCATTATCTACAAAGTCATGGCGTATCAGTCCGTCAGCTCAATCTCTACCGAAACGTATTCGATTACTTTTTATTTAGTTGTCAAAGAACATTGGCTTGTCAGCCTATTAAAATACACTGAAACAGCATATTTTAATAGAATGACAAACTTCTAATTAGGAAGCGTGTAACGCCCCAACACGCTTCCGTGAATGGAGATTTGTTTATCTGATTTTAAAAGACAAAACTTTGGTGATCAGTCGAGTTTGCATTCTACCATATAGCATTTCATCGGCAACCAATAGTTGATTCCCATATTCATCTTTCATGGGACGTAAGGAGCGTTTTGAGATATACCCTCTATAATGTCTTAAAATGTAGTAAATCGCTTCTGTATCACCATCTGCTGCTTGTACAATTAAAGAGAAGGGAACCATCGGATATGTTATTTTCATTCTGCATGCTCCTTCATAAATTCTTTAATAATGGTTAGTCCACTGGTTCGGTGACGATAGATTGTAGAACGACTTAAATTTAATAACTTTGAGATTTCTGTATCATTCATATCCACGAAATAATACAGCAAAATGATGTTACGCTTTTTATTTGACAAGTTTTTCAATGCTTCACTTAGTAAGTCATTTTTTAAACCAATACTAGAGCCGTACAATGAAAACATATGCATATCGATGTCATAGTAATCAATAGTAGAAAACTGATTGACAAGATGTTCTCCTGCATTTGAGAAGGAAACTTCTTGTTTTGAAATTCTTGATAGATATTTGAGATAATCTTTCCGTTCATCTTCTATCGCACGCTTACAAATGTAATCAAACTGGTTTTCTATGGTAGTTTGAAAAGAAGTTGTTCTCATTTTTCTCACCCCCTTTTTTGTGATGAAGAGAAGTGAGCTATGCTCTTTTGTCTCCCTTTGTACTTAGTCCCGACGCGAAAGGGCTGTTTGTTGCATTTTTGATGAAAAAACTTTTAAAAAGTTTTTAATAAACAAAAAAACACATAAACAGATTGCTCAGTCTGTCTATGTGTTTCAACAGTTGGTCTTATATACTCTAAAAAAACACATTTATAGGAGCTTTCATCCATGATAGATGAATAACTCATAATAATTAGAATAAAGAATATGAGTTTTGTTATACAAAAAAATCAACTAAACATATGTTAGTTGAGTAAAAAATAAAAATATATAGTAAAAGTCCTTACTCATAAAATATTTTAAAAGGGAAGAATATAAAGCCCAATCCTCCCTTCAGTAAATTAACAATTAAATAAAGAATTATCTAGCGATAAATTGATAGCGTGTAGTATGATTATTTGTTATTTGTTTAAATGCTAATAATAATTGACTTCGTACAAATACATTGGTTTTTTACTGTATTCTCACTACCAGCAATCGATCATTATTAGATGTAACAATTACCTCGAAACAATAGTAGAAGTCGACATACGAACTAAATGGTCTTGATGACATCGTTCGAGAACAAACGTAAGCGTCAAATAGCGGCCACCTAGTTTTAGGCAGCCGCTATTGTTATGTTATCTATATAGTTCGTTTTGGTACGTGGCAGTGGGTCGGAATTTTATCTGACCAAGGCATCAACGCATCTAACGCTGCGTCGTCTGTTCGTTCAATTAACGGCAGCTGTTCCAAGACATACGTTAAATATTTCAGCGGATCGAGTTGGTTCTCTTTGGCTGTTTCTACAATGCTGTAAATGACAGCACTAGCCTTTGCGCCTTTTGGAGAACGCGCAAATAACCACGCCTTGCGGCCGATAACGAAAGGTTTAATCGAACGTTCGCCTCGATTATTATCTAACTCTAGGCGACCATCCTTTAAAAATACCACGAGTTTTTGCCACTGATTTAAACAGTATGTAATGGCTTCACCTAATTTTGTTTTTGGTGCGACACGGGCTTTTTCTGTTTTTAGCCATACTAAAAAATCATCTAATACAGGTTTACTCTGCTTCAGACGTTCCTCGTAGCGACCTTCAGGTGTACAGTCGTCCATTTTATTAATCTTTTTGTCGATCGCAAATAAACGATTACAGAATTGAAGGCCTATTTTTGCGGCACATGGCTGCTCTGTATTTTGTAGATTTGCTGGTAAGGATTTCAGTGCTTCCTCATATTTTCGACGCGCGTGCGCCCAGCACCCGACCAACTCGACATTTTTCAAGTCGTGATAACCTGCATATCCATCGACATGGAGATAACCTGAAAAACCTTGTAAAAATGCTTTGGGATGTTTACCCGAGCGTGTTGTTTGATAGTCATAAAGCACGATGGGCGTTACTGCTCGACCTGTTCGATACATCCACATAAACGATTTACTTGTCGCAGCGCGACCAGGTTCATTTAATACTTGTAAACTGGTCTCATCCGCATGGGCAATATCCTCTTGTAGTAG belongs to Lysinibacillus louembei and includes:
- a CDS encoding helix-turn-helix domain-containing protein — encoded protein: MKITYPMVPFSLIVQAADGDTEAIYYILRHYRGYISKRSLRPMKDEYGNQLLVADEMLYGRMQTRLITKVLSFKIR
- a CDS encoding sigma factor-like helix-turn-helix DNA-binding protein translates to MRTTSFQTTIENQFDYICKRAIEDERKDYLKYLSRISKQEVSFSNAGEHLVNQFSTIDYYDIDMHMFSLYGSSIGLKNDLLSEALKNLSNKKRNIILLYYFVDMNDTEISKLLNLSRSTIYRHRTSGLTIIKEFMKEHAE
- the tnpC gene encoding IS66 family transposase; this translates as MVKIEQTPTLTIEELVKKNAALEKQNEVLMAKLNWLEAQFRLSQQKKFGASSEKTNQDQLALTLFNEMEMTSDNTVEEPMLETVTYKRKKRSGQIEAMLENLSVETIHYRLTDEEQVCLCCGEKTHEMSTQIRRELKIIPAQVEVVEHVQHIYSCRQCEKEGTETPIVTAKMPAPMYPGSLALPSAMAYLMSQKYCEGLPLYRQEKQLERMGISLSRQTMANWMMYGANTWLIHLYHHLHKKLLQEDIAHADETSLQVLNEPGRAATSKSFMWMYRTGRAVTPIVLYDYQTTRSGKHPKAFLQGFSGYLHVDGYAGYHDLKNVELVGCWAHARRKYEEALKSLPANLQNTEQPCAAKIGLQFCNRLFAIDKKINKMDDCTPEGRYEERLKQSKPVLDDFLVWLKTEKARVAPKTKLGEAITYCLNQWQKLVVFLKDGRLELDNNRGERSIKPFVIGRKAWLFARSPKGAKASAVIYSIVETAKENQLDPLKYLTYVLEQLPLIERTDDAALDALMPWSDKIPTHCHVPKRTI